In Ptychodera flava strain L36383 chromosome 6, AS_Pfla_20210202, whole genome shotgun sequence, the sequence ACAATTCAACAAAGTCGAGATCTCTCTGGAgtcattttttgataattttcaatatgaaaaaaaatcatgatcatGTCACTTTGCGCATCACAGAATATTATGACATTCATTTTGTCTTCTGTTCTACATGGAGACATTATATGTCATGCACTTTCCCAGTAAACACTGtcattacatttttttaaaaaaattttctctGAATGCTCTGTACtagataccaactttgaaaagtcAAAAAGCAGAACCTtattttacattgaaataaaaaaacaactgCTAAGTTAATCAAACCCACCAAGCCATAATGTTACACCTTTAAAAACATCCAGCAGTTGGATATTTGGCACAGTTTCATCGTTCATATTCAAATGCAAAGAAGTTTTCTTTTTGTGAAATGAAGTAGATGGAATCCCTCAGAATCTTTTTTTCTGCATGATTGTACAACTGTTGGCAAGAAATATCTTCTTTTCCTAAACACCACATTTGGGATCAGTACAACTTAAAGGCTGAAACGTAATGAAAACCAGAACAAAAAAGTAACACTGTTGATGTTTTGGTCTTGTATGATACATGTAACAATGACAGAGAAGCCGCCATTAGACTGAGAGGGACATCGGAAATGCTTTTCAGCTGCACATTCAAAAACAAGTTCAATGTAAGAGTTTTTGAGTAACTGTACAGGTCAGCTATGAAATGTGAGAGAACTTTGAGTGACTGATTGCTGACATTCGTTGAGCTTGATACGCATTCCTGTACTAACAAACAAGAGTGGTCCATATTGTTTTTGCAATCCTTCATAGTGTCTGGTCAGCTAGTTTACTAATATCTTCATATTGTACACCATCCACAAGCCTTCCTTTCTGTGGTCCCTgtgttagagagagagagagagagagagagagagagagagagcattgatcattacatgtaaaaatgaCAATACATAGCATTTAGAATGCACGAGTCTAGATTTTTAACATCATAACACGATGCAACTTATAAGCATTTAAACTGTGATCCtccatgattcaaaatatcattgacttgatttttttctcattcaagTCTCTCACTTACTGATAAGTCTATTCTTATCCTCATTGCTGGCATTAAAGCACGAAACTGTTATGTACCAAACACAGCCGATAtacattttctctttcataCCCTTCGATATAATTAACATGTTGACCTCAGTGCCTGTTTAACCATTAAATGATACACACAAGATGCTGTGTTAGTGCTCTTGTTACGAATGATCTACTTACTGTTTCTAGTTTAATTGACACACAAAATCTCTTCTCGTCCAGAGACAGTAGCCTTGCTTTGCTGTTCCTGTAAGCACCATTCAACACTAGGACAAGCTTGCCTGAAAGACAGAGGTTATGCCATATTGTACAAACAGCAAAGTGTAGTTCCGCGATTGACAGCAAAGATTGAATATGATGCAGTTTTCTGAAATTGTGTAGGGAAGAACTCAAAGGTAGCCCTTCAGAAGTTGTAGAATTGCTCCATTTGCTACTAACCAACTATTTATAaggtttattacatgcctcgatgtgagtgcaaatcagtgcattgatttgaataggaacatccgggaagtTAGCGGGCcagtgaacgatgtactgaccggtttccatggttacccggtccagtgaagcccttcgacgttttcgacgtcaaaatagacgcttaacgctagatgtaaaatatccatgcgcgcactgctattttgactttcgttaaaatctgtttgatgctggtcgataatggtaaaattgtttgaaaatgccctgcatgtaactaaatgtcatatagcattaactgtgaagaggcatgtaataaaaatattattgcctgaatacatgggtttatgtgccctcacagcaggagacaatttgccctcctggtgtcaggcaaattgtcacctgctctcgggcacataaacccatgtattcaggcaactaTTTATAATGTTGGACACATTGTATCAAATGTAACAAACACGGAATGCAAAACAGGAACAGATATTTGAAttctcaatttttacaattcttttctggtctactgcttgtgggggctcaatttgaagctcttgaagtaTGTTAAGTTTTCAACAGCTTAGCTTTGtggaaatgaaaatttaatatacCCCATATAGTTAATAAgggtatggcagccattttggatttgaAATAATGGTGAATGTTAGAGAATCTGtgtctgtagtaccaaaatttgcaaggtgaccctgattttatttctgatttGTTAAAGGACAGTTGCAAGTTTCGtcacggaaagtttgagcaaaagtttatgccTTTTAATTTTGAGGCACGTACTTCCTAATCGGCACATCAATTTGATTTACAATAACTGAACTGCCATCCATCACATGCCAGTGGACGCAAAATTGGAAATCAGTCTATAGAAATAAGAGTCAAACACGGCAAATCGGTAGGTAGTCAGGGTACATGGACTTGAAGTGAAACTCACCTTGGGCGGGTATTACTGTTTCTACATGTGCTTGGTCCAGTTTCAACTTGTCACCGGAGTCTAACATTTTAACAATGGCAGTGTACTTGTCATGCACCTCCTGTTTAATAAGATACGACAGTCAGTTCCTGATGTGTTCAGCAGTAGGTGAGTTGACACTCTGGCATGACATACTACCGGTACAGCATATACAAACTGAATAGTGTTGGTAGTAAAGACTACACCAGTTTCCCTTTACAAATGGTGTCTATTTAGCAGGGTTGATATGGCAAAACACCTGTTAATTCACTATTTTACAGTTCAAAAATTCCATTTCTTTTGTAAGATCTCCTCAGTACTACTGCAAAGACAGATATTACATTGCACTGTTGATGAAACTTCAGCAAGCACAACCAGCAGTCCACTGTGTGACTTTCACTAAGTTCTAAGTTTGACTTTGTGAGAATGCACTGCACTTTGCCAATGGTCATAACATCAAGCGCTGACTAATTCACCCACGGGATATTGGTCAAATTCAGTTCATTTTAATAATACGTAGGGTTCCCCATTGGAGGATTTCAATGAATATGTCATCCTAGTGTTATGTTATTCACATCAATATCCCAACAAACTTATTTGTAAGACAACTGAATATGGAAATGACATAATTTAATTCTAGTAGACTTATTGTCTCTGAAATTTGACACGAAGGCTGGGCAATACTTGGAAAAAAATGGATGGAAAAACCCCAGAAGACATTACCAGAGATTTAAAAAGTAGTCACTTACCTTGATGACAGCCTTTTTCTTGTGGTATCTGTCACCCAGCCTTGCAGTGGTCACCTTGACCACGATGCCTTCAGCCAGCCAGTAATCAGTTCTTTGGAATTTTGCTTTCTTGCTCTCTTCCTCCTGTAACAGAGTCGTACATCATGGAGTATAGAAATAGCATCCATGCCAGTATCAGAAGCATGAACCTCACAATGTGGGTAAGGCATGGAAATGTAGATAGAAAAGATGAGCTTGTTATACATGTGTACAGCAATTATTTGAAGgaaacagatatttgaactccaCAGCCAGTAATCagttctttgaaattttgttctttgaaattttgcttTCTTGCTCTCTTTTTTGAAGATACACTAAACCAATAagtgatggccattttgaatttcaaaaatctgtaAACGTTGGGTAATCTGTCTCTCTAGTACTACTAgtagcaaactttgcacaatgacccctgatttttattgtgatttggtaagagaatggttgaggaagcttgagcaaaagtttaggtatttcactttcgaggcacatactaccttaagatcaactgttacacgatacggTAACTCAGGTGTTTCAGTTAGAGGAGCAATGTAACGCACTCCCCTCCTCCTCCAACTCTGAGAGTTAATTACAAACAGAACCTTATTAAATCATCATAAATTTACTTGCATTTTGAATGGGTGTACTGAGGAGTGTGAGAATAAAACGTTTGATGAAGAGATCACAAGGTTCACTTTTGATAGCTTTGAGTCAGCAGCACTCATTCATGTCTGCATTCTATGCTGTTATTTTTGTAGCAATCTTAGTACACTGTATTTGCAATGCAAAGGtcgggggagggggagggagataTGCTAAAACCTATACCTCCATGATTTCATCTAGTGCTGATTTCCTCTTCCTGTCTTTTGATGAGGATGTGCCTTCCTTCTTCTTGGTGACGGTTGGTTTCAAGGGATTGACTGTCGGTAAAATCCTGTCAAAAACATTAAACACAAAAACAATCAGACAGGAATGTGACTGTACAAGTTTACCCATTGAATGTGAATTATTtaatgtatacaatgtatatTGTATGTACAAACAAATACACAGGCAGCAactccacacacacacacatctgtTCACCTTGGAAACTGTTCAGTAACACCATATATTATCTTTGAGAAAGGAACACCCGTGCATAAAATTGATCATAGTATGGTACACAGAGTACACACTTATTGAAAGAAAAGTGAATTATACTTAATTCACCCCAAGAAAGATCAGATTTGATCCACTTGTCACATTACATGTGTGGGTAGTTTACAATGGACTTCAGTTCTTGGATTGCCGTGAGTGATATCTTTCAGTTTTATTGGTCCTTCATCTGGAGGTTCCTCTGTGAATTGTTTTCATGAATGGAAGGGCGCCAGATATCAGCCTGTGGACGGACTGTACTCACTTTGGTTTGGATGCCTTTGAAGTACTGCTCGTTGATGGTCGCGAACTGCTGTCCCCTTCTCTGGACGATTTGGATGCCTCTCCTTTGCTGCCAATACTCAGTGAAAAAGACACTTTGTCTTCATCATTGTCTCGCTGAAGTTCCGTGTAGACGGCTTCTTCCTAAAAAACAGAGGCAGGGTTGAGGGATGGGCAGAAAACATCAAATTACAAAAAGTGTTAACTACATCAAATGTACATTCATTCCTTCAGGAGGAACACAATTTTGTCAGCGAATCTTACTCCTGAAAGAAAGAAATGTGCATGTACATATTATGTATATCCAATTTATCCATAGTCTCCACAGGTCTCAGCAGAGATTCTTGACACAATGTATCAATGTACATACAGTACTTTCTGCTCTTGTTCTGTGCTCCATAAATAGTTATTTGTGTGAATAGTACATGCTGTTCATTGAAGGTTATACATTGGTTTCCTGTGCATGCATTCCTTTTACAGTAtgatttaaaacatatttttgcaTGTTGACAGGGTAGAACACACTCAAGATTCTGTGTTCAAAGTCATGGTCATACCATTATGTTTTTCACTTTGGCACAGAACTATTTTGATAAACTAGTACCGGTATTTTTATAATGATGCAATGTTCTGAATATGAAGTCAGAAAAGCAAATAACACGATGAATGACATTTCTCTTACTTTTTCTCCCTCTGCCTCTTTcactttgtcaatttgtttttcaataaatttcatGATTCTCTCTTCATCGTCCATTTCCATCTTCTCTTTCTTTGCCAAGGCCTCCTGTTTCCTTATTGTTTCCGGATCTTTGTCGATGTACGTTATGAACCATCCCTTCTCCGTGTGATCAACTTTGACTT encodes:
- the LOC139135167 gene encoding DNA/RNA-binding protein KIN17-like — its product is MGKHDFLTPKAIANRIKAKGLQKLRWYCQMCQKQCRDENGFKCHTMSESHQRQLLLFAENPDKYLDAYSEEFLDDFMELLRRRFGTRRVHCNVVYNEYIQHKEHIHMNSTQWETLTDFVKWLGREGKVKVDHTEKGWFITYIDKDPETIRKQEALAKKEKMEMDDEERIMKFIEKQIDKVKEAEGEKEEAVYTELQRDNDEDKVSFSLSIGSKGEASKSSREGDSSSRPSTSSTSKASKPKILPTVNPLKPTVTKKKEGTSSSKDRKRKSALDEIMEEEESKKAKFQRTDYWLAEGIVVKVTTARLGDRYHKKKAVIKEVHDKYTAIVKMLDSGDKLKLDQAHVETVIPAQGKLVLVLNGAYRNSKARLLSLDEKRFCVSIKLETGPQKGRLVDGVQYEDISKLADQTL